A stretch of the Pan paniscus chromosome 2, NHGRI_mPanPan1-v2.0_pri, whole genome shotgun sequence genome encodes the following:
- the BHLHE40 gene encoding class E basic helix-loop-helix protein 40, producing the protein MERIPSAQPPPACLPKAPGLEHGDLPGMYPAHMYQVYKSRRGIKRSEDSKETYKLPHRLIEKKRRDRINECIAQLKDLLPEHLKLTTLGHLEKAVVLELTLKHVKALTNLIDQQQQKIIALQSGLQAGELSGRNVETGQEMFCSGFQTCAREVLQYLAKHENTRDLKSSQLVTHLHRVVSELLQGGTSRKPSDPAPKVMDFKEKPSSPAKGSEGPGKNCVPVIQRTFAHSSGEQSGSDTDTDSGYGGESEKGDLRSEQPCFKSDHGRRFTMGERIGAIKQESEEPPTKKNRMQLSDDEGHFTSSDLISSPFLGPHPHQPPFCLPFYLIPPSATAYLPMLEKCWYPTSVPVLYPGLNASAAALSSFMNPDKISAPLLMPQRLPSPLPAHPSVDSSVLLQALKPIPPLNLETKD; encoded by the exons ATGGAGCGGATCCCCAGCGCGCAACCACCCCCCGCCTGCCTGCCCAAAGCACCGGGACTGGAGCACGGAGACCTACCAGG GATGTACCCTGCCCACATGTACCAAGTGTACAAGTCAAGACGGGGAATAAAGCGGAGCGAGGACAGCAAG GAGACCTACAAATTGCCGCACCGGCTCATCGAGAAAAAGAGACGTGACCGGATTAACGAGTGCATCGCCCAGCTGAAGGATCTCCTACCCGAACATCTCAAACTTACA ACTTTGGGTCACTTGGAAAAAGCAGTGGTTCTTGAACTTACCTTGAAGCATGTGAAAGCACTAACAAACCTAATTGATCAGCAGCAGCAGAAAATCATTGCCCTGCAGAGTGGTTTACAAGCTG GTGAGCTGTCAGGGAGAAATGTCGAAACAGGTCAAGAGATGTTCTGCTCAGGTTTCCAGACATGTGCCCGGGAGGTGCTTCAGTATCTGGCCAAGCACGAGAACACTCGGGACCTGAAGTCTTCGCAGCTTGTCACCCACCTCCACCGGGTGGTCTCGGAGCTGCTGCAGGGTGGTACCTCCAGGAAGCCATCAGACCCAGCTCCCAAAGTGATGGACTTCAAGGAAAAACCCAGCTCTCCGGCCAAAGGCTCGGAAGGTCCTGGGAAAAACTGCGTGCCAGTCATCCAGCGGACTTTCGCTCACTCGAGTGGGGAGCAGAGCGGCAGCGACACGGACACAGACAGTGGCTATGGAGGAGAATCGGAGAAGGGCGACTTGCGCAGTGAGCAGCCGTGCTTCAAAAGTGACCACGGACGCAGGTTCACCATGGGAGAAAGGATCGGCGCAATTAAGCAAGAATCCGAAGAACCCCCCACAAAAAAGAACCGGATGCAGCTTTCAGATGATGAAGGCCATTTCACTAGCAGTGACCTGATCAGCTCCCCGTTCCTGGGCCCACACCCACACCAGCCTCCTTTCTGCCTGCCCTTCTACCTGATCCCACCTTCAGCGACTGCCTACCTGCCCATGCTGGAGAAGTGCTGGTATCCCACCTCAGTGCCAGTGCTATACCCAGGCCTCAACGCCTCTGCCGCAGCCCTCTCTAGCTTCATGAACCCAGACAAGATCTCGGCTCCCTTGCTCATGCCCCAGAGACTCCCTTCTCCCTTGCCAGCTCATCCGTCCGTCGACTCTTCTGTCTTGCTCCAAGCTCTGAAGCCAATCCCCCCTTTAAACTTAGAAACCAAAGACTAA